One part of the Arthrobacter sp. EM1 genome encodes these proteins:
- a CDS encoding family 1 glycosylhydrolase, translating to MNASAKGLAALLPPRFTLGVATAAFQIEGALDEDGRGPSGWDVFAAKPGSIVEDHSPAIACDHYHRMPEDVALMKELGIDSYRFSLSWSRVQPGGSGPVNPAGLAFYDRLIDLLLANGIAPMATLYHWDTPLELDDAGGWMNRDTAYRLGDFAAIAAAAYGDRVSRWVTVNEPATVSTNGYMLGLHAPGEALMLKALPSVHHQLLGHGLALQALRAAKVPGEIGITNVYSPMVPASINPLDKIGAGLMDMAQNRLYADPVLLGKYPDAVRTAAFFSSFDPSSEDMALISQPLDFYGLNYYMPTRVAAGPGDGAVPKGMAEAMGDDLGGSASGSPFHITSFPDTETTAYGWPIKPEYMGVALAEMARRYPDLPPVFITEGGASFEDLEIRDPEGRLVIPDERRVCYLADHIAAAIEATSPGGAAESIDLRGYYVWSLMDNFEWSGGFKQQFGLLHVDSGTQTRTKKASYYWLQEVLSARNRAASPVVPGAEAVPA from the coding sequence ATGAATGCTTCCGCCAAGGGCTTGGCCGCCCTGCTGCCGCCGCGCTTCACCCTCGGAGTGGCGACCGCGGCTTTCCAGATCGAAGGCGCCCTGGATGAGGACGGTCGCGGCCCCTCGGGCTGGGACGTGTTCGCCGCCAAGCCCGGATCGATCGTGGAGGACCACAGCCCCGCGATAGCCTGCGACCACTACCACCGGATGCCGGAAGACGTGGCCCTGATGAAGGAGCTCGGGATCGATTCATATCGGTTCTCCTTGTCCTGGTCACGCGTCCAGCCCGGCGGAAGTGGCCCGGTCAACCCGGCAGGCCTCGCCTTCTACGACCGGTTGATTGACCTGCTGCTGGCCAACGGGATCGCACCGATGGCCACGCTGTATCACTGGGATACGCCGCTGGAGCTCGATGACGCCGGCGGCTGGATGAACCGCGACACGGCCTACCGGCTGGGAGACTTTGCCGCGATCGCGGCGGCCGCCTACGGGGACCGGGTGTCCCGTTGGGTAACCGTCAACGAGCCGGCCACCGTCAGTACCAACGGCTACATGCTGGGGCTGCACGCTCCCGGGGAAGCCCTGATGCTAAAGGCGCTGCCCAGCGTCCACCACCAGTTGTTGGGCCATGGCTTGGCGCTCCAGGCACTCCGGGCAGCCAAGGTGCCGGGCGAGATCGGGATCACGAACGTCTATTCGCCGATGGTGCCTGCATCTATCAACCCGCTGGACAAGATCGGCGCCGGGCTGATGGACATGGCCCAGAACCGGCTCTACGCGGACCCCGTGCTGCTGGGCAAGTACCCCGACGCCGTTCGGACCGCCGCATTCTTCTCCTCCTTCGACCCGTCCAGCGAAGACATGGCGTTGATCTCGCAGCCGCTGGACTTTTACGGGCTCAACTACTACATGCCCACCCGGGTGGCGGCCGGACCGGGCGATGGCGCAGTGCCCAAGGGGATGGCGGAGGCGATGGGGGATGACCTGGGCGGCTCGGCGTCCGGCTCCCCGTTCCACATCACATCGTTCCCGGACACCGAGACCACCGCCTACGGGTGGCCCATCAAACCGGAATACATGGGAGTCGCGCTCGCGGAAATGGCCAGGCGATACCCCGACCTTCCGCCGGTCTTCATCACCGAGGGCGGGGCAAGCTTTGAAGACCTCGAAATCCGGGACCCGGAGGGACGGCTCGTCATCCCGGACGAACGCCGCGTGTGCTACCTGGCGGACCACATTGCGGCTGCCATTGAGGCGACGTCTCCCGGCGGTGCGGCGGAGTCGATCGACCTGCGTGGGTACTACGTGTGGTCGCTGATGGACAACTTCGAATGGTCCGGCGGGTTTAAGCAGCAGTTCGGGCTGCTGCACGTGGACAGCGGGACCCAGACGCGCACAAAGAAGGCATCGTACTACTGGCTCCAGGAAGTGCTCTCGGCCCGGAACAGGGCCGCCAGCCCGGTGGTTCCCGGCGCGGAGGCAGTGCCGGCTTAG
- a CDS encoding phosphatase domain-containing protein → MKTARRWNFAPKTVAYQGYGSTSWVRVLGRVVLTSTLNPGSRAAQAARNGNQNIRGWRAFTSVPVQYSTVEIEIGGVTARVQADRGGLVDTVVQVELAPGWHTAVLRAEGTEPATAKIFVISPDTKLGIVSDIDDTIMVTALPRPFLALWNTFVLNERARMATPGMAVLMDRLTLEHPDAPVIYLSTGPWNAAPTLARFITRNMYPSGALLLTDWGLTHDRWFRSGPEHKRCNLEQLAQEFPNLRWLLFGDNGQHDEAIYSHFARQHGECVAAIGVRQLSASEAVFAGGHSNTGDHTGSKVPWIYSPDGAGMAKGLQDLGIL, encoded by the coding sequence TTGAAGACTGCCCGGCGCTGGAATTTTGCCCCCAAGACGGTCGCCTACCAAGGCTACGGGTCGACGAGCTGGGTCCGGGTGCTCGGCCGGGTGGTCCTGACCAGCACGCTCAACCCCGGGAGCCGGGCGGCACAGGCTGCCCGGAACGGAAACCAGAACATCCGCGGCTGGCGGGCGTTTACCTCCGTGCCGGTGCAGTATTCCACGGTGGAGATCGAGATCGGCGGGGTGACTGCCCGCGTGCAGGCGGATCGCGGCGGGCTGGTGGATACCGTGGTGCAGGTGGAGTTGGCCCCGGGGTGGCACACTGCCGTGCTGCGCGCCGAAGGGACCGAGCCGGCCACAGCGAAGATCTTCGTCATTTCCCCGGATACCAAGCTTGGAATCGTATCCGACATCGATGACACCATTATGGTCACCGCGCTCCCCCGGCCGTTCCTCGCGCTTTGGAACACCTTTGTGCTCAATGAACGCGCCCGGATGGCGACACCGGGCATGGCGGTGCTGATGGATAGGCTCACGTTGGAGCACCCGGACGCTCCGGTGATTTACCTCTCTACCGGGCCATGGAACGCGGCCCCCACGCTGGCGCGGTTCATCACCAGGAACATGTACCCTTCCGGTGCCCTGCTGCTCACGGACTGGGGCCTCACCCACGACCGATGGTTCCGCAGCGGCCCCGAGCACAAACGCTGCAACCTTGAACAGCTGGCCCAGGAATTTCCGAACCTGCGCTGGTTGCTCTTCGGCGACAACGGGCAGCACGACGAAGCGATCTATTCGCACTTCGCCCGGCAGCACGGCGAGTGTGTGGCCGCCATCGGCGTCCGCCAGCTCTCCGCCAGCGAGGCCGTCTTCGCCGGCGGCCATTCGAACACCGGGGACCATACCGGTTCCAAGGTTCCGTGGATCTACTCCCCGGACGGTGCCGGCATGGCGAAGGGCCTGCAGGACCTGGGCATTCTCTAA
- a CDS encoding proline iminopeptidase-family hydrolase — protein MTSLTTHRVPFGQWETWTAVFAPDLPVPGALPLIVLHGGPGMAHNYLKNLEALTATGRTVILYDQLGCGNSSHLPDAHDGFWVPELFVDEFHNLLEYFRIGSFHLLGQSWGGMLGAEIAVRQPSGLASLSICNSPASMELWAKAAAELRKDLPREVRDALALHEKAGTLTSPEYLAATMAFYERHVCRISPLPADFEQSVAQMEAEPTVYHTMNGPNEFHVIGTLRDWSVIDRLHLVRAPTLIVAGEFDEATPATWAPFITNIPKVDSHVFPGASHCTHLEQPEEFQRVIAAHLARHDQPRHS, from the coding sequence GTGACAAGCCTCACAACCCACCGGGTTCCCTTCGGCCAATGGGAGACCTGGACAGCAGTCTTCGCCCCTGATCTTCCCGTACCCGGCGCGCTTCCGCTCATCGTGCTTCACGGCGGACCGGGCATGGCGCACAACTACCTCAAGAACCTTGAGGCGTTAACGGCCACCGGGCGCACAGTCATCCTCTACGACCAGCTCGGCTGCGGAAACAGTTCGCACCTACCAGATGCGCACGACGGTTTTTGGGTACCGGAACTCTTTGTTGACGAGTTCCACAACCTGCTGGAGTACTTCCGCATCGGCAGCTTCCACCTGTTGGGGCAGTCCTGGGGCGGCATGCTGGGTGCCGAAATCGCGGTGCGGCAGCCCTCGGGCCTGGCAAGTCTTTCCATCTGCAATTCGCCGGCTTCGATGGAGCTATGGGCGAAGGCCGCCGCGGAGCTCAGGAAGGACCTGCCCCGCGAGGTCCGGGATGCGCTGGCTCTCCACGAGAAGGCGGGCACGTTGACTTCCCCGGAATATTTGGCGGCGACCATGGCCTTCTACGAGCGCCACGTCTGCCGCATCTCGCCGCTTCCCGCCGATTTTGAGCAAAGCGTGGCTCAAATGGAAGCCGAACCGACGGTCTACCACACCATGAACGGCCCCAATGAGTTCCACGTCATCGGAACGCTCCGCGACTGGAGCGTCATCGACCGGTTGCACCTTGTGAGGGCCCCAACGCTGATTGTCGCCGGTGAATTCGACGAAGCAACCCCTGCCACATGGGCCCCATTCATCACCAATATTCCGAAGGTGGACAGCCACGTCTTCCCCGGGGCAAGCCACTGCACCCATCTGGAACAACCCGAGGAATTCCAGCGAGTAATCGCCGCCCACCTGGCCCGCCATGATCAGCCTCGCCACTCCTAG
- a CDS encoding APC family permease yields MANSSSSPELSAQQQLEAFGYKQELKRSVSTADLLVYGLVFMVPIAPWAIFGVVYNAAGGMVPLVYAIGLIAMIFTALAYQQMAKSIPLAGSVFSYVGRGLHPTAGFFAGWAILLDYLLVPTLLYVFAAESMVGIFPDSPRWLWALIFVAVNTVVNLLGISSIKRMNRIFLAIELIFVVIFVVIAVNALATNAVPGAELTMNPIWDATKVTGPLIASALSIAVLSFLGFDGISTMSEEATGGRNAAGRAMIMALFLVAFLFILQTWLASALAGGRESFNDDEVGNAFFTIVAAASNSGWMTAFFVVNVLAIGVANAMAAQAATSRLLYSMSRDRQLPRFLSRIDSRQVPRNAIILVSAISAVLVLFFVGQIDVISALVNFGALFGFMLLHLSVIFHYIVHQKSKNYVLHLLVPVLGFLIIGYVLLNAAPEAKIGGAIWLAVGAGVFAYYKYTGRTPDLSEENNGAPELSMSATESQR; encoded by the coding sequence ATGGCAAATTCATCCAGCTCCCCTGAACTCAGCGCCCAACAGCAGCTCGAAGCGTTCGGCTACAAGCAGGAACTGAAACGGTCGGTGTCCACCGCTGACTTGCTCGTCTATGGACTCGTTTTTATGGTCCCGATCGCCCCGTGGGCTATTTTCGGCGTTGTCTATAACGCGGCCGGCGGTATGGTCCCGCTGGTTTACGCTATTGGACTTATCGCCATGATCTTCACTGCCCTTGCCTATCAGCAGATGGCCAAGTCCATCCCGCTCGCCGGTTCGGTGTTCTCCTACGTGGGGCGCGGGCTACATCCCACCGCCGGGTTTTTTGCCGGGTGGGCAATCCTGCTGGACTATCTCCTCGTCCCGACGCTCCTGTACGTTTTTGCTGCCGAGTCGATGGTGGGCATCTTTCCTGACTCCCCGCGCTGGCTATGGGCGCTGATCTTTGTGGCGGTCAACACCGTCGTTAATCTGCTCGGCATCAGCTCGATCAAACGGATGAACCGCATCTTCCTGGCAATTGAACTCATCTTTGTCGTCATTTTCGTCGTGATCGCCGTTAATGCCCTGGCCACAAACGCTGTTCCGGGCGCCGAACTGACCATGAACCCGATCTGGGACGCAACCAAGGTGACGGGTCCGCTGATCGCCTCGGCCCTGTCCATAGCGGTCTTGAGTTTCCTCGGGTTTGACGGCATTTCCACCATGTCTGAGGAAGCCACCGGCGGCCGCAACGCTGCCGGACGGGCCATGATCATGGCGCTGTTCCTGGTGGCGTTCCTGTTCATCCTGCAGACCTGGCTGGCCAGCGCCCTGGCAGGCGGCCGGGAATCATTCAACGATGACGAGGTCGGCAATGCCTTCTTTACGATCGTCGCGGCCGCCTCGAACAGCGGCTGGATGACGGCGTTCTTTGTGGTGAACGTCCTCGCTATCGGAGTGGCGAACGCCATGGCCGCACAGGCCGCCACCTCGCGGCTGCTGTACTCGATGAGCCGCGACCGTCAACTGCCCCGGTTCCTGTCCCGGATTGACAGCCGGCAGGTTCCCCGCAACGCCATCATCCTGGTGTCCGCCATCTCGGCGGTCCTCGTCTTGTTCTTTGTGGGACAGATTGACGTCATCTCCGCGCTGGTGAACTTCGGCGCACTTTTCGGTTTTATGCTCCTGCACCTGTCGGTCATTTTTCACTACATCGTGCATCAGAAGTCGAAAAACTATGTGCTCCATCTTCTGGTGCCGGTCCTGGGCTTCCTGATCATTGGCTATGTGCTGCTCAACGCGGCTCCGGAGGCAAAAATCGGCGGCGCCATCTGGCTCGCAGTAGGAGCCGGAGTCTTCGCATACTACAAATACACCGGCCGGACACCTGACCTCAGCGAAGAGAACAACGGCGCGCCGGAGTTGTCCATGAGCGCAACGGAGTCCCAGCGATGA
- a CDS encoding GntR family transcriptional regulator — MAKSKDDGPERTLDTPLAASSRADEITDRLITAIAVGEYLPGARLPSERDLAESLHVGRMTVRTAIGRLVDQGLLATQRGRAGGSFVREQWTDASNASVQRTLTSRWESLRDTCEAMVQLHGAIARAAAENRNAADAAVLRERLDAYRAAESGRASQKADARLHLAIAEASHNLTLTRILLELEAQIGLGAPAHLWGFPEGMQEMELRALADHERLVEAICGQRPAEAATIGVMHARIDIELLEAALTRAGAEAGS, encoded by the coding sequence ATGGCCAAGAGCAAAGATGACGGTCCCGAAAGGACGCTGGACACACCTCTGGCCGCGTCGTCCCGGGCGGATGAAATTACCGACCGGCTCATCACGGCGATCGCCGTCGGGGAGTATCTGCCGGGCGCGCGCCTGCCGTCAGAACGCGACCTCGCGGAGTCGCTCCACGTTGGAAGAATGACGGTCCGGACCGCAATCGGACGACTCGTTGACCAGGGCCTGCTCGCCACCCAACGCGGCCGCGCAGGGGGATCCTTTGTTCGGGAACAGTGGACTGATGCGTCGAACGCGTCAGTACAAAGGACACTCACGTCTCGCTGGGAATCGCTGCGTGACACGTGCGAAGCCATGGTCCAGCTCCACGGAGCGATCGCCCGGGCCGCGGCTGAAAACAGAAATGCGGCTGATGCGGCGGTCCTGCGCGAACGACTTGACGCTTACCGTGCCGCCGAGTCGGGCCGCGCCTCGCAAAAGGCGGACGCTCGGCTCCATCTGGCTATAGCGGAGGCCTCCCACAACCTGACGCTGACCCGCATCCTCCTGGAACTTGAGGCCCAGATCGGGCTCGGCGCACCAGCCCACCTTTGGGGTTTCCCCGAGGGAATGCAGGAAATGGAGCTCCGGGCGCTAGCCGATCATGAGCGGCTGGTGGAGGCCATCTGCGGGCAGCGCCCGGCAGAGGCAGCGACCATCGGCGTGATGCACGCGCGGATCGATATTGAACTGCTGGAGGCGGCGCTGACGAGGGCCGGAGCTGAGGCGGGAAGCTGA
- a CDS encoding cytosine permease has protein sequence MSEAQHTAARRRQTRGKVTEVETYGIERIPEKDRNASPLDLFRVSFGGANTFATAFLGAFPILFGLSFWQGLAATVTGLVIGALLLAPMAVFGPTNGTNNAVSSSAHLGVHGRVVGSFLSLLTAMAFFSISVWSSGDALVGGLNRLVGLPQEMGSFAVAYGVFGVLVLAVCVYGFKFMLLVNKIAVTAATLLFVVGFIAFAGDLNLNFEGAFGTGFDGVGIAGFIPAFIGAALIVMSNPISFGAFLGDWARYIPTDTPKRRVMGAALLAQLATLVPFVFGLATASIIAAKAPEFMDPAAPNYVGGLLAVSPAWYFVPLCAIALIGGMSTGATSLYGTGLDFSSVFPRFNRVQATLFIGVLAIVFIFVGRFAFNLVQSISTFATLIVTCTAPWMVVMIIGFITRRGWYDADALQVFNRRQTGGRYWFNHGWNPRGMGAWLVSAAVGLSMVNMPGQFQGPLGNLAGGVDISLPASLALAAVLYLGMLWIFPEPREVFPAAGPRWIPSKDTAVRPVLDADGNIVPAAFDDGADGTGGAGGIDATVPHQRSGREPELVAGS, from the coding sequence ATGTCCGAGGCACAGCACACCGCCGCCCGCAGGAGACAAACCCGGGGCAAAGTCACCGAAGTGGAAACCTACGGCATTGAGCGGATTCCGGAGAAGGACCGCAACGCAAGCCCCCTTGACCTGTTCAGGGTGTCGTTCGGCGGTGCCAACACCTTCGCGACAGCGTTCCTGGGTGCGTTCCCCATTCTGTTTGGACTCTCCTTCTGGCAGGGCCTCGCCGCAACAGTCACGGGGCTGGTGATCGGTGCCCTCCTGCTGGCGCCGATGGCTGTCTTCGGGCCTACCAACGGAACCAACAACGCTGTGTCCTCCTCCGCCCATCTGGGGGTTCACGGCCGGGTGGTTGGATCATTCCTCTCACTCCTGACAGCCATGGCATTCTTTTCGATCTCCGTCTGGAGTTCCGGCGATGCCCTGGTGGGCGGCTTGAACCGACTGGTTGGCCTCCCGCAGGAGATGGGTTCCTTCGCCGTCGCGTACGGGGTCTTCGGTGTGCTGGTGCTCGCCGTCTGCGTCTATGGGTTTAAGTTCATGTTGCTCGTCAACAAGATTGCCGTCACCGCGGCCACGCTGCTCTTCGTCGTTGGTTTCATCGCCTTCGCCGGCGACCTCAACCTGAACTTCGAGGGCGCCTTCGGAACCGGGTTCGACGGCGTCGGCATCGCGGGCTTCATCCCCGCCTTCATCGGCGCAGCACTGATCGTGATGTCCAACCCGATCTCCTTCGGTGCCTTCCTGGGAGACTGGGCACGTTACATCCCCACCGACACACCCAAACGCCGGGTGATGGGGGCCGCGCTCCTCGCGCAGCTGGCCACCCTGGTGCCGTTTGTCTTCGGGCTCGCGACAGCCTCCATCATTGCCGCCAAGGCACCGGAGTTCATGGACCCGGCGGCTCCGAATTACGTCGGCGGACTACTGGCAGTCTCCCCGGCCTGGTACTTTGTGCCGCTCTGCGCCATCGCCCTCATCGGCGGCATGTCCACCGGCGCCACCTCCCTCTACGGAACCGGCCTGGACTTCAGCAGCGTCTTCCCGCGCTTCAACCGGGTGCAGGCCACCCTGTTCATCGGCGTCCTGGCCATCGTCTTCATCTTCGTCGGCCGCTTCGCCTTCAACCTGGTCCAGAGCATCTCGACCTTCGCCACCCTGATCGTCACGTGCACCGCTCCCTGGATGGTCGTTATGATCATCGGCTTCATCACCCGCCGCGGCTGGTACGACGCAGACGCCCTCCAGGTCTTCAACCGCCGCCAGACCGGCGGCCGGTATTGGTTCAACCACGGGTGGAACCCACGCGGCATGGGTGCCTGGCTTGTCAGCGCCGCGGTCGGCCTGAGCATGGTCAACATGCCCGGCCAGTTCCAGGGGCCGCTGGGCAACCTGGCGGGCGGCGTTGACATCAGCCTGCCGGCATCGCTGGCGCTCGCCGCCGTCCTCTACCTCGGCATGCTGTGGATCTTCCCGGAACCGCGCGAGGTGTTCCCGGCCGCCGGGCCCCGCTGGATCCCCTCGAAGGACACCGCGGTCCGGCCGGTGCTGGACGCAGACGGGAACATCGTTCCGGCCGCTTTCGACGACGGTGCCGACGGTACCGGCGGCGCTGGCGGCATCGATGCAACCGTGCCGCACCAGCGCAGTGGCCGTGAGCCGGAACTGGTGGCCGGGTCATGA
- a CDS encoding phosphatase PAP2 family protein, with protein MSKEITGKSPGRWRVFHDKFVVEERYLSVQDRQSLYRTAVGLVVCGAVLFAAILAGVLLHGGLTAGDEPVRSGLVALRSEPLTTIMIILAVIFGPVALPVIVLVVTVAWGLFAKHAWRPMLLAGAMLTGVILAQIIGRIVERQRPPVDLMLFGADFTFSFPSGHVLGACDFLLVSTFLIFSRRPGRAGAGWGFILAGVGIFFAAISRLYLGYHWLTDALASLSISLVVLGGVIALDTWRTARVHGEPVTGTLSKTDTSQG; from the coding sequence ATGTCAAAGGAAATCACGGGAAAGTCGCCCGGACGGTGGCGGGTCTTCCACGACAAATTTGTGGTCGAAGAACGCTACCTGAGCGTGCAGGACCGACAAAGCCTCTATCGGACCGCCGTCGGCCTCGTAGTGTGTGGCGCCGTGCTGTTCGCCGCAATCCTTGCCGGTGTCCTCCTTCATGGCGGCCTCACGGCGGGCGACGAACCTGTCCGGTCCGGGCTCGTGGCCCTCCGCTCCGAACCACTTACAACGATCATGATCATCCTCGCTGTCATCTTCGGCCCCGTTGCCCTGCCGGTCATCGTCCTGGTGGTGACGGTGGCCTGGGGGCTGTTCGCCAAGCACGCCTGGCGCCCGATGCTCCTTGCCGGCGCCATGCTCACCGGCGTGATCCTTGCCCAGATCATCGGGCGCATTGTCGAACGACAGCGCCCGCCCGTAGACCTGATGCTCTTCGGCGCCGACTTCACGTTTTCCTTCCCGTCCGGGCACGTTCTCGGCGCCTGCGACTTCCTCCTTGTCAGCACCTTTTTGATCTTCTCCCGCCGACCCGGCCGTGCAGGCGCCGGATGGGGCTTTATCCTGGCCGGCGTCGGGATCTTCTTTGCCGCGATCAGCAGGCTCTATCTGGGCTATCACTGGTTGACTGACGCGCTGGCCTCGCTCTCCATCTCGTTGGTGGTCCTCGGCGGGGTGATCGCCCTGGACACCTGGCGCACTGCCCGCGTTCACGGGGAACCCGTCACCGGAACGCTTTCCAAAACCGACACCAGCCAGGGTTGA
- a CDS encoding cyclase family protein encodes MPLRTGMPVYPGDPDVRIESALTVDADGANVLSLAIGTHSGTHADAPRHVSDEWEALDELPLGLFSGAAELVDLRGVDRGAPITAAHLAGIAPANNDEPGDGEPDDGGPQWILLLRTGFAGAWGTAEYLEHPWLDAAAAQLIIDRGYRAVGLDALSVDRTPHAGHDTGAADHGFPAHNILAGNGCIIVENLTGLEQVQSTLEAGAAVEVFLFPLSIPGADGAPIRAVARPLAAAPPAPQLPGGRDLSRTEVQDAADRLVAAFAACDTDAYFAAFSADATFIFHPEAESPSSRSAYRDLWHSWLESGWRVLECRSTEQNIQLLGATAVFSHRVATTVQTDHTGGRFASDERETIVFHRSEDGSIHCVHEHLSLFPA; translated from the coding sequence GTGCCCCTGCGCACCGGGATGCCCGTCTACCCGGGCGACCCTGACGTCCGGATTGAAAGTGCGCTGACCGTTGACGCAGACGGCGCAAATGTCCTCTCGCTCGCCATCGGAACCCACTCCGGAACCCACGCAGATGCACCCCGGCACGTCAGTGACGAGTGGGAAGCCCTGGACGAGCTGCCGCTGGGCCTCTTCAGCGGCGCCGCTGAACTGGTGGATCTCCGCGGTGTGGATCGCGGCGCACCCATTACCGCGGCGCACCTCGCGGGCATCGCCCCGGCGAACAACGACGAACCGGGCGACGGCGAACCCGACGACGGCGGTCCGCAATGGATCCTGCTGCTGCGGACCGGGTTCGCCGGGGCCTGGGGAACTGCAGAGTACCTGGAGCACCCCTGGCTGGACGCCGCCGCGGCGCAGCTGATCATCGACCGCGGCTATCGGGCAGTGGGCCTCGATGCCCTGAGCGTGGATCGCACCCCGCACGCCGGCCACGATACTGGGGCAGCCGACCACGGGTTTCCGGCCCACAACATCCTGGCCGGGAACGGCTGCATCATTGTGGAAAACCTCACCGGGCTCGAACAGGTCCAGAGCACCCTCGAGGCCGGCGCCGCCGTCGAGGTCTTCCTCTTTCCGCTCAGCATTCCCGGCGCGGACGGCGCCCCGATCCGCGCCGTGGCACGGCCGCTGGCTGCCGCGCCACCGGCGCCGCAGCTGCCCGGCGGCCGGGACCTCAGCCGCACGGAGGTCCAGGACGCAGCGGATCGCCTTGTCGCAGCGTTTGCAGCCTGCGACACCGACGCCTACTTCGCCGCCTTCAGCGCCGACGCGACCTTCATCTTCCACCCGGAAGCGGAAAGTCCTTCCTCCCGGTCCGCCTACCGGGACCTCTGGCACAGTTGGCTCGAATCCGGCTGGCGGGTATTGGAGTGCCGCAGCACCGAGCAGAACATTCAGCTGCTGGGAGCCACAGCAGTGTTTTCGCATCGCGTGGCCACTACCGTCCAGACCGATCACACGGGAGGACGCTTTGCCAGCGACGAACGGGAAACCATCGTTTTCCACCGCTCAGAGGACGGCAGCATCCACTGTGTCCACGAGCACCTTTCACTGTTCCCCGCGTGA
- a CDS encoding DNA alkylation repair protein, with product MGAMNELINNSVVGSLERILAAAGPAIRLPRLAEAAGHLDELSLRERTDHLSRALLTDLPGGYQATAAIFRRALAEPDFTGWMIWPVGETAATLALARTGPGDFADCLALLAELTPRLSSEFAIRRLLAADLERALPVIQTWTSHPDWHVRRLATEGTRAYLPWAVRVPAIIEHPAATLPILESLYRDPVEDVRRSVANHLNDLARHAPEEVVATARRWMAAPDADTSRVVRHGLRTLVKKAHPGALELLGFAPASLAVTPLRLDRTVVELPGELGFAFELANTGTAEARLAVDYVVHYAKANGSLAGKVFKLGTAVLGPGESRTFSKRHAFRQMTTRVHHSGDHLLQLQVNGVRFPSAGFTLLA from the coding sequence ATGGGCGCCATGAATGAACTAATCAACAACAGCGTGGTCGGCTCGCTGGAGCGCATCCTCGCCGCGGCCGGCCCGGCCATCCGCCTCCCCCGCCTGGCCGAAGCAGCCGGGCACCTCGACGAACTGAGCCTGCGCGAACGCACCGATCACCTCAGCCGCGCGCTGCTCACCGACCTGCCCGGCGGCTACCAGGCAACGGCGGCCATCTTCCGCCGGGCACTCGCGGAGCCGGACTTCACCGGCTGGATGATCTGGCCCGTGGGCGAGACAGCGGCCACCCTCGCCCTGGCCAGGACGGGCCCGGGCGATTTCGCGGACTGCCTGGCCCTGCTTGCCGAGCTGACTCCGCGGCTCAGCAGCGAATTCGCGATCCGGCGGCTTCTTGCCGCCGACCTGGAGCGGGCACTGCCCGTCATTCAGACCTGGACCTCGCACCCGGATTGGCACGTCCGACGCCTCGCCACCGAAGGCACCCGGGCCTACCTGCCCTGGGCAGTGCGCGTTCCGGCGATCATCGAGCACCCCGCCGCCACCTTGCCAATCCTCGAATCCCTCTACCGGGACCCGGTCGAGGACGTCCGTCGCTCGGTAGCCAACCACCTGAACGATCTGGCCCGGCACGCCCCCGAGGAGGTAGTTGCCACCGCCCGCCGATGGATGGCCGCACCCGACGCGGACACCTCCAGGGTGGTCCGCCATGGACTGCGAACCCTCGTGAAGAAGGCCCATCCCGGGGCGCTCGAGCTGTTGGGGTTTGCGCCTGCCTCGCTCGCGGTGACACCGCTGCGCCTGGACCGCACCGTCGTCGAACTTCCCGGCGAACTCGGCTTTGCCTTCGAGCTCGCCAACACCGGGACCGCGGAAGCCCGGCTCGCCGTCGATTACGTGGTGCACTACGCCAAGGCCAATGGATCCCTCGCCGGGAAAGTCTTTAAGCTCGGAACTGCCGTCCTCGGGCCAGGCGAGTCCCGGACCTTCTCAAAGCGTCACGCCTTCCGCCAGATGACCACCAGGGTCCACCATTCCGGGGACCACTTACTGCAGCTGCAGGTGAACGGGGTCCGCTTTCCGTCGGCCGGATTCACTCTGCTGGCGTAG